The following nucleotide sequence is from Chloracidobacterium validum.
AACAACAGCTAAGATATCCGCTTCAACTAGTGAAAAATCACCCTCTTTGAGCTTGCCGATTCTCATAACCATGTCTATTTCACGGGCTCCATTTTCAAGGGCTTGCTGGGCTTCAAAGACCTTAACTTCAGTCGTTGTCGCGCCAAGCGGAAACCCAACAACTGTGCAGACGGTTGTTGCTTGACCAGATAGCTCATGAGCTGCTTGAGAAACCCATGCTGGATTTACGCACACGGATGCGAACCTGTACCGTTTGGCCTCATCACAGCAGCGTGTAATATCGGCACTGGTTGCTTCTGGCTTCAAAAGTGTATGGTCAATGTATGCAGCAAGTGATGATGGTTGTCTGACTATTTCTGACATGGTTACTTGAACGCCCTAATTGCTCTGTAGAACTTGAGTGACGGTTTCACGGGCAAAGCGGTCTTCACTTTGCAGAAGTTGAAGAAGTATCGACTCTCCAGCGTCACCGAGTTTCTTGAGGGACTGAGCTGCATTGTGCCGTACCCACCACGCCTTGTCACTTACGGCGTCCTGGAGTGCTGATAGTCCAGCCGTGAGCTGTAAGTCTCCAATTGCTCGTGCGGCGACGGCACGAACTTCCCAGTTTTTGTCGCCTAGTGCCCGGAGGATACTGCCAATTTCCTGAGATGATTCCACGCCAAGTGCTGTCAAAGCACGAATTGCGCGGGTGCGCAGATTAACTGAATCGCTTTCTAGCAGACGAATTGCAGCTTGTCGTCCAGTGACTGGGTTAATGTAGCTCCGTGCGTGTGATCCGAAATCGGTGATCAAGTCGAGAACAGTGGCCATAATGCGCTCACGGCGCTCCCGTACACCACCGGCCGAGTCTAACAACTCCATGAGTGGAAGCGTCAGGTCAAGCCGCATGTCAAGTAAGCGATTTGCGGCCTGCATCAGTTGCCATCCGTTGGCTTCCGAGAGCGCAAGCACAACCGGTTTGATGCCGCGCGCGTCAGCTAGTTCCGTGAGCGCCCAGACGGCGACCAGCCGTAACTCAGCCGAGCTATGCCTGCTAGCGCGTTCAAGGGTATCGAGTGCGGGGAGGTGGCGTAGCCGACCAAGTCGAAAGGTGGCGCGTGACTGTTCTTCTAGTGTTCCATTACGAACGGTTTGAATGTCATCGGCGATCAGCCCAAGTGTTTCATAGAGCAGCGCCAACGACTTCCGTACGGTGTCAGAGGCTTCTTCTCCGTAAGCCTCAATAATCACGTGCTTGAGCGCCTCAACCTCATCACGGGTCGTTGCTTGCAGAGACTGTGCTATGGTCATCAAGTCTTCAGGTGACTTTGCTTGAGCAATGGCATCCTGTAGCTTACGGAGCTGGCTGCGATAACGTTCATAGTGTCGCCTTTGCTGTTCAATCCAGCGAGCCTGCAAAGCTCGGTAAGACAGCACAAATCCAAGCCCCCCCACCGGCACTATCACTAACAAGCTAGAAATCAGTAATAACCAGTCAGACATTGCGCCTGTCCTTGAGAAATATTGGTCTAGCTCGACCGTGAGAACGGTCAGGCTGAGACGAGCGCCCGCCAGAAACGTTAGGGGAAGTACCCTGTCTCGGCAATTCAAAATTTCCTGACTAGTGATAATTGAGAAGCGCGGGAGCAATCATATTGCTCCCGCGCACGACACGCTCCGCGAAGGATTGCGCTGGCGGCCGGGCCTGAACCGCCTACCCTACTCAGATAGAAAAGACCGGATACCCCTGTACTTCGAAGGCGCGGTCGGCCAAGCGCCGACGTAGCCCAACCGTATCAATCGGCTCATACTTGCTAAAGCGTTTGACGGCTGCAAGTTGCATGCGGAGATTATCTCCTTCTGACAATGTCGGGAGAATCCGTCGGGCCGTCAGTTCAATTCGCCCGACCGCGTCATTGATGAATACCTGCGTTGCGGCTAGGGCATCCTGAGTCGCCACTTCGTCTGGTCGTGACTGGTGAAGCTTCAGTGCTCTGAGGTAACTACTTTCCATGGCAAACACATCCATGGCGATGTCGCTAAAAGCGATGAGCACTTCTTGTTCCTCAGTCAGTTTTTGTCCGTACTTCTGAACGGCAATTCCTGCAATGAGCAGGGCTATTTTCTTGCAGTCAGCAATCGCTTTGCGTTCCTTGGCTAGTGGCGCGTCGTCCTCCTCATCAAAGGAAGGCCCAGCCAGCAATTCTTCAAGGATGCGCTGCGTCGCCTGCATAATCGGCAGTTCACCACGCATGCCCCGCTTGAGCAGCATGCCAGGAATGAGCAGCCGGTTGATTTCATTTGTCCCTTCAAAAATGCGGTTGATGCGCGCGTCACGGTAGGCCCGGGCCACCGGATACTCCTCTGAGTACCCATAGCCGCCGAAGGTTTGAACGGCCTCATCCGCCACATAACCCAGCATTTCGCTGCCATAGACCTTCATAATCGAGCATTCGATGGCATATTCCTCGATGCCCTTGAGAATCCGATCAGCGTCGTCCGCGTCAACGTCGGCAAGAATGTTATGAATGAGACCAGCCGTCCGGTAAGACATGCTCTCCGTGGCGTAAATACGCGCCACCATTTCTCCGATTTTGTGCTTGATAGCACCAAACGAGCCAATCGGGCGATCAAACTGCTTGCGTTCCATGGCGTACTTGGTGGTGTGCTCAAGGATGGACTTTGCCCCGCCAACGACGCCGCCGCCAAGTTTGTAACGCCCCAAGTTCAGGCAGTTGAAAGCAATAAGGTGTCCCTTGCCGACTTCCCCAAGCAGGTTTTCCTTTGGAACTGGGACATTTTCGAGGATGAGCTGGCGCGTCGATGAGCTGTGAATGCCCATCTTGTCCTCTTCCTTGCCGGTCGAAACGCCCGGATAGTCCCGGTGTACAATAAAGGCTGAGAATTTCTCACCATCCACTTTGCAAAATACAATGAAAATATCGGCAAAGCCGGCGTTGGAAATCCACATTTTCGTGCCGTTGAGTATGTAATGCGTGCCTTCTTCGTTGAGCACAGCTTTAGCCCGCGCGCCAAGCGCGTCTGAACCACTCCCTGGCTCTGAGAGCGCATAAGCTGCCAACCACTCCCCAGTTCCAAGTTTAGGCAAGTAGTGCGCCTTCTGCTCCGGTGTGCCAAAGTAGGTAATTGGCCAAGTTCCAATACCTGTATGTCCGCCAAGTGAAACCGAAAAGCCACCAGATCGTGAGATAAATTCAGAGACCAGCATTTGGCATACTTTGTCAAGTTCTAGTCCGTCATACTTAGCCGGAATATCACCTGCCAATAAGCCAATGTCTGCCGCCTTGCGGAGCAAGCTGACGGTCAAGCTGAAGTCACCGGTTTTATATTGCTTTTCAAGCTTCTCCATGTTTGGGAGTACTTCATTATTGACAAAATCAGCCGTGGTTTTAGCAATCATGCGCTGTTCGTCATTGAAGTCTTCTGGCGTGAAGACGTCCTGGGGCGAAACCATTTCAATGAGAAAGCTTCCGCCTTTGGGGTAGGCAGATCGGGTCTCAGGAGCGGGTTTTGGGGCTGACATGGGTGAACATCCTTTCTATACCAGCCTGGGGCTATTGCAGACTGGTATCGTGAGCAAAGTTGGATGGCTAGCGTCGAGGGAGGAGCAACGCCTATGTTACGCGCTCATTGGCTTTCTATGGCTCATTTGCGCGACGAAGATTTGAGGAATGCAAAGCTTTTGAATGATCGCTCAAACATGGCAGCACCCTCTGGGCGTTCCCAGAGCGCGCTTGGCGCCGCAGCTTGAATAATGTAGAGGTTATTTTGGTGAACAATACCGTATTCAACCGTGCGATAGGTTTTTTCCCCGTCTATTTCATAAATGAAAAGTACAGCTTCTCTTCCGGCCAGCGAAGCTTTTTCAAACTTGAGAATACGGAGTTGAGAAGCTGAGATCTCCGAAGTGTCTTGAGATTGGGCCGCGCGACGGTTATCGGCGTAGCTGATTTTCACTTGGCGCAGCCGCGCTTCCATGCCATTCGGCATGATGACGCTTGGAAGGGCAATGACCGCAAAGCGCGGCGACCACATGTCAGACTCTTCGGCCAAGCAGGCAAGCTTGGGCAGGCCTGAATCCTCTTCATTGACGATGGTCCACAGCCGATCCGGCTTGACGAAGCGAATCCCCATGGACTCACTGACGACTTCAGGACTCGCCGCCACGCGCGCGTTATCGTCCGATTTCTCTTGCCCGATGGTCAGCGTATAGAGGGTGACTAGGGTCACAAGCCCTAGCACAACACCATGCCCCCAGCGTTTGGTACGACCTAACATGATCTGGCCTCCTATGCTGCTTCGTCAGCAAAAACCTCGAAAATGCCAGCCGCGCCCATGCCGCCTCCAACGCACATCGTTACCATGCCGTAGCCGCCGCCACGGCGACGCAACTCATAAATCAACGATGCAGTGAGCTTGGCTCCGGTGCAGCCTAGAGGATGCCCAAGCGCAATTGCCCCACCGTTGACATTGACCCGTTCTGGATCAAGTTCCAGTGCCTTGATGACGGCCAGTGATTGCGCGGCGAAGGCTTCGTTGAGTTCGATGAGCTTGATGGCATCGAGCGTCAAGCTAGCTCGCTTCAATGCTTTAGGTATGGCTTCAACCGGACCGATCCCCATGATCTCAGGGGCGACACCCCCGGTGGCAAATGCCACAAAGCGGGCCAGCGGCTTGAGGCCCAGCTCCCGGGCCTTGGCATCTGACATAACAACCGCAGCAGCAGCCCCGTCGCTAGTCTGTGAGGAGTTGCCGGCGGTTACTTGTCCTGCGATGTGGAAAGCTGGCTTGAGTTTTGCCAATGCCTCAAGAGTTGTATCGCTCCGTGGGCCTTCGTCCACCTCGAAAATTTGCTCAGTTGTGACTGTTTTCCCACGCGCGTCACGATGCTTGTGCGTTACGGTGACCGGAGCGATTTCTTCACGAAACTTGCCCTCCGCAAGCGCTGCCAACGCGCGCTGATGGCTACGGTATGAGAACTCATCCGCTGCCTCGCGGGAAATATCGTATTTACGGGCCACCATCTCAGCGGTTAGTCCCATGCCGAGGTAAACATCTGGATAGGTTTCAACCAGCGTTGGGTTAGGGGATAGCTTGTTGCCGGTCATTGGAATGAGCGACATGCTCTCCGTCCCCCCCGCCACGATCACATCCGCGCCGCCAGCCCGAATCCGTTCGGCTGCAAACGCAATCGTTTGCAGCCCAGACGCGCAAAAGCGATTGACCGTCACCGCACTGACCGATACCGGTAATCCGGCGCGCAGGGCAGCAATCCGAGCCACGTTCATGCCTTGTTCGGCCTCTGGCATGGCGCAGCCCATCATCACATCGTCAATCGCAACCGGATCAAGGGGGGACGCGCGCTCGACAGCCGCACGGATGGCTACGGATCCAAAATCATCGGGGCGGACGTGCGCAAGTGCGCCTTTCTTGGCTTTCCCAACCGCCGTGCGGACGGCAGAGACAATGACGGCTTCGTTCATGAACAAATACCTCGGTCAAAAAACAGGTCAGTCGGGTGGTTCAGCTCTCGCCGAGAATTTTCAGGGCGGACCGGTAAGGTTCTTCAAGAGCGGCAATTTCTTGGACACGCTCTTCGTAGTACTGCGTGAACATCTCACGTTGTTCGTCGTCCTTGGCCAGGCCAATTTGCTGTTTCCAGTGACGGAGCCAGATATTGGCTTCCTTGTAGCGTTTGACGATTTCTTCAGGGGTGCGAGCCATAAACCCTCCACAGAGTCAGCAGATAAGGTCTTGCCGCTTGCCTAGTTGCGCAGCGGTTTGCCAGTCTTGAGTGTGTGCTGGATGCGTTCCTGGGTTTTTCGTTCACCCAGCAGGCTCAGGAAGCCCTCCCGCTCCAGATCAAGCAAGTCTTGTTCAGAAACTGTGCTGGGATGGTTGAGGTCACCGCCGGTCAGTACTTTG
It contains:
- the deoC gene encoding deoxyribose-phosphate aldolase gives rise to the protein MSEIVRQPSSLAAYIDHTLLKPEATSADITRCCDEAKRYRFASVCVNPAWVSQAAHELSGQATTVCTVVGFPLGATTTEVKVFEAQQALENGAREIDMVMRIGKLKEGDFSLVEADILAVVKTVQRYNAICKVIIETSLLTDNEKVKACQIIQSSGADFVKTSTGFNQPGATIGDVKLLYQTAQGKIQIKASGGIRSREMAEQLIAAGATRLGTSNSVAIVCDEKGLFQY
- a CDS encoding HEAT repeat domain-containing protein; translation: MSDWLLLISSLLVIVPVGGLGFVLSYRALQARWIEQQRRHYERYRSQLRKLQDAIAQAKSPEDLMTIAQSLQATTRDEVEALKHVIIEAYGEEASDTVRKSLALLYETLGLIADDIQTVRNGTLEEQSRATFRLGRLRHLPALDTLERASRHSSAELRLVAVWALTELADARGIKPVVLALSEANGWQLMQAANRLLDMRLDLTLPLMELLDSAGGVRERRERIMATVLDLITDFGSHARSYINPVTGRQAAIRLLESDSVNLRTRAIRALTALGVESSQEIGSILRALGDKNWEVRAVAARAIGDLQLTAGLSALQDAVSDKAWWVRHNAAQSLKKLGDAGESILLQLLQSEDRFARETVTQVLQSN
- a CDS encoding acyl-CoA dehydrogenase family protein, whose translation is MSAPKPAPETRSAYPKGGSFLIEMVSPQDVFTPEDFNDEQRMIAKTTADFVNNEVLPNMEKLEKQYKTGDFSLTVSLLRKAADIGLLAGDIPAKYDGLELDKVCQMLVSEFISRSGGFSVSLGGHTGIGTWPITYFGTPEQKAHYLPKLGTGEWLAAYALSEPGSGSDALGARAKAVLNEEGTHYILNGTKMWISNAGFADIFIVFCKVDGEKFSAFIVHRDYPGVSTGKEEDKMGIHSSSTRQLILENVPVPKENLLGEVGKGHLIAFNCLNLGRYKLGGGVVGGAKSILEHTTKYAMERKQFDRPIGSFGAIKHKIGEMVARIYATESMSYRTAGLIHNILADVDADDADRILKGIEEYAIECSIMKVYGSEMLGYVADEAVQTFGGYGYSEEYPVARAYRDARINRIFEGTNEINRLLIPGMLLKRGMRGELPIMQATQRILEELLAGPSFDEEDDAPLAKERKAIADCKKIALLIAGIAVQKYGQKLTEEQEVLIAFSDIAMDVFAMESSYLRALKLHQSRPDEVATQDALAATQVFINDAVGRIELTARRILPTLSEGDNLRMQLAAVKRFSKYEPIDTVGLRRRLADRAFEVQGYPVFSI
- a CDS encoding thiolase family protein, whose amino-acid sequence is MNEAVIVSAVRTAVGKAKKGALAHVRPDDFGSVAIRAAVERASPLDPVAIDDVMMGCAMPEAEQGMNVARIAALRAGLPVSVSAVTVNRFCASGLQTIAFAAERIRAGGADVIVAGGTESMSLIPMTGNKLSPNPTLVETYPDVYLGMGLTAEMVARKYDISREAADEFSYRSHQRALAALAEGKFREEIAPVTVTHKHRDARGKTVTTEQIFEVDEGPRSDTTLEALAKLKPAFHIAGQVTAGNSSQTSDGAAAAVVMSDAKARELGLKPLARFVAFATGGVAPEIMGIGPVEAIPKALKRASLTLDAIKLIELNEAFAAQSLAVIKALELDPERVNVNGGAIALGHPLGCTGAKLTASLIYELRRRGGGYGMVTMCVGGGMGAAGIFEVFADEAA